A window from Peromyscus eremicus chromosome 5, PerEre_H2_v1, whole genome shotgun sequence encodes these proteins:
- the LOC131910855 gene encoding LOW QUALITY PROTEIN: mRNA export factor GLE1-like (The sequence of the model RefSeq protein was modified relative to this genomic sequence to represent the inferred CDS: substituted 2 bases at 2 genomic stop codons), with protein MQSEGRCWETLRALHNSSKGRLPYHCEWLVHDKDVLEECTSLPKLSSYSGWVVDHILPNTSPHMQENSPYSECSPSSGSASGLGQPSLLKSPVRSTPESSSPSPNGTKITHECQRTEPTALLSSRAIKVEGCLXMYEVAHRMRGTEGLRQWQEEQERKVRAFSEMASEQLKRFDELKELIKLKLHKEFQVLQEVMEKSTREALGHQERLKAEHRHRAKILNLKLREAEQQHVKQAEQEQLRKEEGQVRLRNLYTLQEEVLQLNQQLDASNQHKDLLNVDLAAFRPRGNQLCSLISGFIRTTLESGYPTAENQAEAEGTLQEMRDLLSNLEQKITRAYEVKKKQDEDEARVKLQESQVQQGPGAPTQPPVPSPGPAGTQNEDLPMKVQDSTMQCYQQLQDASVKCVLAFEGLTSGKDSQAKKIKMDLQKAATIPMSQISTVGDRFQTAVSLLYQAGSKLKEVFEKIHSLLSGKPVESGGRSVSVTLNPQGLDFVQYKLAEKFVKQCEEEVASHHEAAFPIAVVASGIRELHPKVGDLILAHLPFYPAFKEGMTLEDYQRMLGYQVTDSKVEQQDNFLKXMSGMVRLYAAIIQLQWPYGNRQEAHPHGLNHGWCWLAQILNMEPLSDVTATLLFDFLEVCGNALMKQYQVQFWKMILLIKEDYLPRIEAITSSGQMGSFIRLKQFLEKCLQHREIPIPKGFLTSSFWRS; from the exons ATGCAGTCGGAGGGTCGCTGCTGGGAAACTCTAAGGGCGCTGCACAATTCCAGCAAAGGCCGCCTGCCTTACCACTGCGAGTGGCTGGTGCATGACAAGGATGTTTTGGAAGAATGCACATCTCTTCCAAAACTATCTTCTTACTCTGGATGGGTGGTAGATCACATCCTACCCAACACCTCACCCCACATGCAAGAGAACTCTCCTT ACTCTGAATGTTCACCATCCTCTGGATCTGCTTCAGGCCTGGGCCAACCCTCACTCCTTAAGTCTCCTGTCAGAAGCACTCCAGAATCCTCCTCACCTTCACCAAATGGAACCAAGATTACACATGAGTGCCAGCGCACAGAACCTACTGCACTTCTGTCCTCCCGAGCAATCAAAGTGGAAGGCTGCCTCTGAATGTATGAAGTGGCGCACAGAATGAGAGGAACAGAGGGCCTGAGGCAGtggcaggaagagcaggagaggAAGGTGCGAGCCTTCTCAGAGATGGCATCTGAACAACTGAAGAGGTTTGATGAGCTGAAGGAactgat caaactgaAGCTGCATAAGGAATTCCAGGTCTTACAGGAAGTGATGGAGAAGAGTACCAGAGAAGCCCTGGGCCACCAGGAGAGGCTAAAAGCTGAGCATCGCCACAGAGCCAAGATTCTCAACCTGAAGCTTCGAGAGGCAGAGCAACAGCATGTGAAGCAGGCAGAGCAGGAGCAGCTTCGGAAGGAGGAAGGCCAGGTTCGTCTACGCAACTTGTACACCCTGCAAGAGGAGGTCCTTCAGCTTAACCAGCAGCTGGATGCCTCCAATCAGCACAAGGATCTGCTGAATGTTGATCTGGCTGCCTTCCGGCCCCGGGGCAACCAGCTGTGTAGCCTCATCTCCGGATTCATTCGCACCACCTTGGAGAGTggttatcccacagcagagaaccaAGCTGAGGCCGAGGGAACCCTGCAGGAAATGCGGGACCTCCTCTCAAATTTGGAGCAGAAGATCACCAGAGCCTATGAAGTCAAGAAGAAGCAGGATGAAGATGAGGCCCGGGTCAAGCTCCAAGAATCACAGGTGCAGCAGGGGCCAGGGGCTCCCACCCAACCCCCTGTGCCCAGCCCAGGCCCAGCAGGAACACAGAATGAAGACCTGCCCATGAAGGTACAAGACAGTACGATGCAGTGCTATCAGCAACTTCAGGATGCATCTGTCAAATGTGTGTTGGCCTTTGAGGGCCTGACCAGCGGTAAGGACAGTCAGGCCAAAAAGATAAAGATGGACTTGCAGAAGGCAGCCACCATCCCAATGAGCCAGATCTctactgttggggaccgattccagacagcggtgtccttactttatcaa GCAGGTTCAAAGCTGAAGGAGGTCTTTGAAAAGATCCATAGCCTGCTCTCTGGAAAGCCTGTTGAGTCTGGTGGGCGCTCTGTGTCTGTCACTCTTAACCCACAGGGGCTGGACTTTGTCCAGTACAAACTGGCAGAGAAATTTGTGAAACAATGTGAGGAGGAAGTGGCCTCTCACCATGAGGCAGCATTCCCCATTGCAGTGGTGGCATCTGGTATCCGGGAGCTCCACCCCAAAGTGGGAGACCTCATCCTTGCTCATCTTCCTTTCTACCCAGCTTTTAAGGAAGGGATGACTTTGGAAGACTATCAACGGATGCTTGGCTACCAAGTGACGGATTCGAAGGTAGAGCAACAGGACAACTTTCTGAAATGAATGTCTGGGATGGTCCGTCTGTATGCTGCCATCATCCAGCTCCAGTGGCCCTATGGAAACCGGCAAGAGGCTCATCCTCATGGCTTAAATCATGGCTGGTGCTGGTTGGCACAGATCTTAAACATGGAGCCTCTGTCAGACGTGACAGCCACTCTCCTGTTTGACTTCTTGGAGGTGTGTGGGAACGCCCTCATGAAGCAGTACCAGGTCCAGTTCTGGAAGATGATACTTCTCATCAAAGAGGACTACCTCCCCAGAATTGAAGCTATCACAAGCTCAGGACAGATGGGCTCTTTCATACGTCTGAAGCAGTTCTTGGAGAAATGTCTGCAACACAGGGAGATTCCTATCCCCAAAGGCTTTCTGACCTCGTCCTTCTGGCGCTCCTGA